CTTCAAGAAGTTCTAAAGGTTGACGAACAACCATACGAGCAGTTTCACGACCGAAATATTGCTCAAGAGTACGATTGTTGATTACGAGTTTACCAGTACCAGCTGATAGGAAAACACGTGCAGTTGCGGTCTTACGGCGACCTGTACCATAATTAGTAGCCATGTGCTGTTATCCCTTAGATGTCCAAAACTTGTGGCTGTTGAGCAGTATGTGGGTGCTCAGTACCAGCATACACTTTCATTTTCTTGATCATTGCATAACCAAGAGGACCTTTTGGTAACATACCTTTCACAGCTTTTTCTAAAACTGTTTCTGGTTTGTGAGCAATTAACTTCTCGAAGTTAGTCTCACGGATACCACCAGGGAAACCAGTGTGGCGATAGTATTTCTTATCGTGAGCTTTTTTACCAGTCACAGTAATCAATTCAGCATTAACGACAACGATATAATCGCCAGTGTCAACGTGAGGAGTATAAGACGTTTTATGCTTACCGCGTAAACGACGAGCGATTTCAGTCGCAAGACGACCTAAAGTTTTGCCAGAAGCATCAACAACATACCAGTCGTGTTGAACTTCAGCTGGCTTAGCGCTGAGAGTTTTCATTAACCACTACCTATTATAGTTGGTTTGGACGATGGAGTCTGTCCAAACAAAAAGGAGAGCGAATTCTATCTGAAAATCGGTAGATTCACAATCGAAATATATAAATTTCAAGGGCTACATTATATAGAGAAAAACCCAATATGGATAGTATTTACCCGTTTTAATTTAAACCTGCTCTTAAAATAATGTTAGTCCATTTTTTACCTATTTAAACTTATAAATAACAGTGGTATATGATTTTTTATCTGACATTTAAGCCCTTTTCTATAGGGTCTTTGAGATTTATTGTCGATTAAATTATATTTTCGAGGAATCAATAAGTTGATTTGAGTCACATATATTAAATAAAATGAAGGGTATATTTATTAGTTGAATCGTATTTTAGATTAAAGCGAATTTTTAACCGCTGCCTATTTAGCCAAATGTTCCAAAAGTATTAAACCTGAATTTGGGTCATCACTGTTATTCATTTTACTCATTTCAGCTCAGCTTAAGTTTCCGATAATGATGCGCTTTGAAGATAAAGTTGATCTTTTATCAAGTTAACACTGAAGTTTTCGCTAAGACATTTTATAATGAGGCATCAGTGGGGATGGGATGTGTGTAATGTTGCCTTTATATGTGACCAGCGGTGAGCCAGCAGGCATTGGACCAGATATCTGTTTGAGCTTGGCAGAACGTATAGATGAGCGTCCTGTTGTGGTATTGGTTGATCAAAAATTACTACAACAACGTGCTGAAATGTTAAATCATAAGATCAATTTCATTGAATATCAAGGGCAAACACAGGCATCGTCTCAAGGAGAACTTTATATTGAGCATGTTCCTTTAACGGCAAATGTCCTCTGCGGTCAACTTAATGCTCAAAATGCTGCCTATGTGTTAGAGCAACTTCGCCGCTCCGCTGACTATGCCATGTCTGGTCAAAGTGTAGGTGTGGCAACAGCACCTGTGCAAAAGTCTGTGATCAATGAAGCGGGTATTCATTTTAGTGGACATACTGAATATTATCAAGAATTTGCAGGTGTTGAGCGGGTAGTGATGATGCTGGCAACCAAGACGCTTCGGGTAGCACTTGCGACAACGCATTTACCTTTACGTGATGTAGCGGATGCAATTACCTCAGAGCGACTCCATCAAGTGATTGATATCTTGATTCATGATTTGAAAAGCAAGTTTAAAATTGATCATCCGCGTATATTGGTTTGTGGGTTAAATCCACATGCAGGAGAAGATGGCTATTTGGGCCTTGAAGAAATTGAAGTGATTAATCCAGTACTTGAATGCTATCGCGCACA
This genomic window from Acinetobacter sp. TGL-Y2 contains:
- the rplM gene encoding 50S ribosomal protein L13, whose amino-acid sequence is MKTLSAKPAEVQHDWYVVDASGKTLGRLATEIARRLRGKHKTSYTPHVDTGDYIVVVNAELITVTGKKAHDKKYYRHTGFPGGIRETNFEKLIAHKPETVLEKAVKGMLPKGPLGYAMIKKMKVYAGTEHPHTAQQPQVLDI
- the pdxA gene encoding 4-hydroxythreonine-4-phosphate dehydrogenase PdxA is translated as MLPLYVTSGEPAGIGPDICLSLAERIDERPVVVLVDQKLLQQRAEMLNHKINFIEYQGQTQASSQGELYIEHVPLTANVLCGQLNAQNAAYVLEQLRRSADYAMSGQSVGVATAPVQKSVINEAGIHFSGHTEYYQEFAGVERVVMMLATKTLRVALATTHLPLRDVADAITSERLHQVIDILIHDLKSKFKIDHPRILVCGLNPHAGEDGYLGLEEIEVINPVLECYRAQGINISLSLPADTLFTPENLKDADAVLAMYHDQGLPVLKSQGFGEAINITLGLPFIRTSVDHGTALSLAGTGLAKSSSLHVAVDLALDLARH